Proteins encoded within one genomic window of Pedobacter africanus:
- the gldD gene encoding gliding motility lipoprotein GldD: MSRYSCLFLLSSLLAFSACNNNNYTPKPRGYYRIDFPAKAYQLYNKACPFSFEYPRYAVLQADSSADTQPCWYNLSFPQFNGRLHLTYYDVSSRKEYENLVEDARTFAFKHTVKANAIDQKIINYPDKKVYGVYYAIEGNTASSVQFFLTDSTKHYFRGALYFNERPQYDSIQPVVAFIKKDIDQMISTFKWKN; encoded by the coding sequence ATGAGCAGATACAGTTGTCTTTTTTTATTGAGCAGTTTACTCGCATTCTCTGCCTGTAACAACAATAATTACACCCCGAAGCCAAGGGGCTATTACAGGATTGATTTTCCTGCCAAAGCATACCAACTGTACAACAAGGCCTGCCCTTTCTCCTTTGAATACCCAAGATATGCAGTTTTACAGGCCGATAGTAGTGCCGATACCCAGCCTTGCTGGTATAATCTTTCCTTTCCGCAGTTTAACGGGCGTCTGCATCTTACTTATTATGATGTATCTTCCCGAAAAGAATATGAAAACCTGGTAGAAGATGCCAGGACCTTTGCATTTAAACATACCGTGAAAGCAAATGCAATTGATCAGAAAATCATCAACTACCCTGATAAAAAGGTATATGGCGTTTATTATGCCATAGAGGGCAATACCGCCTCTTCTGTTCAGTTCTTCCTTACAGACAGTACAAAACATTATTTCAGAGGGGCATTGTATTTTAACGAAAGGCCTCAGTACGATTCCATTCAACCAGTTGTGGCTTTTATCAAAAAAGACATCGATCAGATGATCAGTACATTTAAGTGGAAAAATTAG
- a CDS encoding shikimate dehydrogenase family protein, whose amino-acid sequence MRKFGLIGYPLSHSFSKKFFTEKFKEERITTCEYELYPIEKVEQFVQLCSDNPELCGINVTIPYKVQILPFLDEMDEASTEIGAVNCILIGRKLGEQCIKGYNTDAYGFEESLKPLLEAHHRKALVFGDGGAAKAIKYVLNKLNIPFLVVTRKPSENSILYDAVNEGLLKEYTILINTTPLGMSPNNDSCPDIPYHLLSDKHIGYDLVYNPEETLFLEQVKAKGGKTKNGLEMLHLQAIRSWEIWNS is encoded by the coding sequence ATGAGAAAATTTGGTTTAATAGGTTATCCTTTATCACATTCTTTTTCAAAGAAGTTTTTTACCGAAAAGTTTAAAGAAGAGCGGATCACCACCTGTGAATATGAACTGTATCCAATAGAAAAGGTTGAGCAGTTTGTGCAGCTATGTTCTGATAATCCGGAACTCTGCGGCATTAATGTAACCATCCCCTACAAAGTACAGATACTGCCCTTCCTGGATGAGATGGATGAAGCCTCAACAGAAATAGGCGCGGTTAACTGCATTCTAATTGGCCGAAAACTGGGAGAACAATGTATAAAAGGCTACAATACCGATGCCTATGGTTTTGAAGAATCCTTAAAACCCCTGCTCGAAGCACATCACCGTAAAGCATTGGTTTTTGGCGATGGTGGTGCTGCAAAAGCCATCAAATATGTGCTGAACAAACTAAACATACCCTTTCTGGTGGTTACCAGAAAACCTTCGGAAAACAGCATCTTGTATGATGCGGTAAACGAGGGGCTGCTTAAGGAATATACCATACTGATCAATACCACCCCTTTGGGCATGTCGCCCAATAATGATTCCTGTCCGGATATCCCTTATCACTTATTAAGCGATAAGCATATTGGTTATGACCTGGTTTATAATCCTGAGGAAACACTTTTTCTGGAACAGGTGAAAGCTAAAGGAGGGAAAACAAAAAATGGCCTCGAAATGTTGCACTTGCAGGCCATACGTTCATGGGAAATCTGGAATTCATAA
- a CDS encoding MBL fold metallo-hydrolase: MISIQQFTFNPVRENTYILFDETKECVIIDPGMYDGEEQTAFANFIKEKGLKPVLLLNTHCHYDHVFGNKFVYDTWGLKPQFHKGELYVLQAIPGYVPQMGLRYEMSPEPEVFLPESGKISFGNSQLEIIFAPGHSPAHLCFYAAADNFLIGGDVLFYYSIGRTDLPGGNHLQLINSIKNNLFILPDDCVVYPGHGQSTSIGFEKAHNPYLG; this comes from the coding sequence ATGATTAGTATTCAACAGTTCACATTTAACCCGGTTAGAGAAAATACATACATTCTGTTTGATGAGACAAAAGAATGTGTAATTATTGACCCCGGAATGTATGATGGTGAGGAGCAGACGGCGTTTGCCAATTTTATTAAGGAGAAAGGCTTAAAGCCTGTACTTTTGCTGAATACCCATTGCCATTACGACCACGTATTTGGCAATAAGTTTGTATATGATACCTGGGGCCTTAAGCCGCAGTTCCATAAGGGGGAACTGTATGTGTTACAGGCCATACCTGGCTACGTTCCGCAGATGGGCCTGCGCTACGAAATGTCTCCAGAACCTGAAGTATTTCTGCCCGAATCGGGTAAGATCAGTTTTGGCAACAGCCAGCTCGAAATCATTTTTGCGCCCGGACATTCACCTGCACATTTATGTTTTTATGCTGCTGCAGATAATTTCCTGATAGGGGGCGATGTTTTGTTCTATTACAGTATAGGCCGTACAGATCTTCCTGGGGGTAATCATTTGCAATTAATCAACAGTATCAAGAATAACTTGTTTATATTGCCGGATGATTGTGTGGTTTATCCCGGTCATGGCCAGTCTACAAGTATAGGTTTCGAGAAAGCGCACAATCCTTATTTAGGATAA
- a CDS encoding phosphosulfolactate synthase — translation MNYPLNNIPERPVKPRNKGITMVMDKGLSLRQTEDFIEVAGIHTDIVKLGWATSFVTPNLKEKLRIYKDAGIPTYFGGTLFEAFVIRNQFDDYRRVLDQFGMEYAEVSDGSITIEHDQKCGFISKLAGQVTVISEVGSKDATKIFAPYKWIKLMNAEIEAGSWKVIAEAREGGNVGIYRGSGEVREGLVDEILTQIPEETIIWEAPQKEQQVWFIKLLGANVNIGNIAPAEVIPLETIRLGLRGDTFDHFLNLEK, via the coding sequence ATGAATTACCCACTGAATAATATACCGGAGCGTCCTGTAAAACCACGTAATAAAGGAATTACAATGGTTATGGATAAAGGATTAAGCTTAAGGCAGACAGAAGATTTTATAGAAGTAGCAGGAATACACACCGATATCGTGAAACTAGGCTGGGCTACTTCATTTGTTACCCCAAACCTAAAAGAAAAGCTCCGGATTTATAAAGATGCCGGAATTCCAACCTATTTTGGCGGTACGCTTTTCGAAGCCTTTGTGATCAGAAATCAATTCGATGATTACCGGAGGGTGCTTGATCAGTTCGGGATGGAATATGCAGAAGTTTCTGATGGGTCCATCACCATAGAGCATGATCAAAAGTGTGGGTTCATTTCAAAACTGGCAGGACAGGTAACGGTAATTTCAGAAGTAGGATCCAAAGATGCGACGAAGATATTTGCCCCTTATAAGTGGATCAAATTGATGAACGCGGAAATTGAGGCCGGTTCCTGGAAAGTTATAGCAGAAGCCAGAGAAGGGGGGAATGTCGGCATTTATCGTGGTTCCGGCGAAGTTAGGGAAGGTCTGGTAGATGAGATCCTTACGCAAATACCAGAAGAGACTATCATCTGGGAGGCCCCTCAGAAAGAACAGCAGGTTTGGTTCATCAAATTGCTGGGTGCCAATGTAAACATCGGGAATATTGCACCCGCAGAGGTAATCCCGCTGGAAACCATCCGCCTGGGCTTAAGAGGCGATACTTTCGATCATTTTTTAAACCTTGAAAAATAG